In one Tachysurus vachellii isolate PV-2020 chromosome 24, HZAU_Pvac_v1, whole genome shotgun sequence genomic region, the following are encoded:
- the htr1fb gene encoding 5-hydroxytryptamine receptor 1F, giving the protein MDLINCSSVDDVEPGISGSKIVLCLLLSVLAVATTVINSMVITAILVTRKLHQPANYLICSLAVTDLLVAALVMPISIVYIAEEMWVLGPAMCHLWLGVDVTCCTCSILHLAAIAHDRYRAITDAVAYSQKRTSQRAAVTIVVVWVLSVLVSLPPLMWRKMPVEEHGMMECLMEHDHVAFTVYSTFGAFYIPLILILVLYYKIYRAAQTLRNRRGSSRLVKQSVNSVMVSSDREAPPLSPDTLSPTEKSFSEPSTDGERVKITPTTGKVFKNRRNPGARERRAALTLGLILGAFVICWLPFFLKEVIVNTCPSCSTSALLADFLTWLGYLNSLINPLIYTIFNEDFKKAFQKLIPLCCTQYR; this is encoded by the coding sequence ATGGATCTGATAAACTGCTCCTCGGTGGATGACGTGGAGCCTGGAATCAGTGGCAGTAAAATTGTCCTCTGCCTGCTGCTCTCTGTCCTAGCTGTGGCCACCACGGTCATCAATTCCATGGTGATAACAGCCATTCTGGTCACTCGCAAGCTCCATCAGCCAGCTAATTATCTGATTTGCTCGTTGGCCGTCACTGATCTTCTGGTGGCCGCGTTGGTAATGCCAATCAGCATTGTGTACATAGCGGAAGAGATGTGGGTGCTGGGGCCAGCCATGTGCCACCTATGGCTGGGTGTGGACGTTACCTGCTGCACCTGCTCCATCCTTCACCTGGCAGCCATTGCCCACGATCGCTATCGTGCCATCACCGATGCTGTGGCGTACTCGCAAAAACGcacatctcagagagcagcCGTGACCATCGTGGTGGTCTGGGTGCTTTCTGTACTTGTCTCGCTCCCCCCTCTCATGTGGAGGAAGATGCCTGTAGAGGAACATGGAATGATGGAGTGCTTGATGGAGCATGACCATGTTGCCTTTACCGTCTACTCGACCTTCGGCGCCTTTTACATCCCGCTCATCCTCATACTGGTGCTCTATTACAAAATCTACCGGGCAGCACAGACGCTGCGCAACCGGCGAGGCAGTAGCCGACTGGTGAAGCAGTCAGTCAATAGTGTCATGGTGAGTTCAGACCGGGAAGCTCCTCCGCTCAGTCCGGACACACTCAGCCCCACCGAGAAGTCTTTTTCGGAGCCGTCAACAGATGGAGAACGCGTCAAGATCACACCCACCACAGGCAAGGTTTTCAAGAACCGAAGGAATCCAGGCGCCAGGGAGAGACGAGCGGCCCTCACTCTCGGCCTCATCCTCGGGGCCTTTGTCATCTGCTGGCTGCCTTTCTTTCTCAAAGAGGTCATCGTGAACACGTGCCCTTCTTGCAGTACTTCAGCTCTGCTTGCGGACTTCCTTACCTGGCTTGGCTATCTGAATTCACTCATCAACCCGCTTATATACACCATATTCAACGAGGACTTTAAAAAAGCCTTTCAGAAACTCATCCCTTTGTGTTGTACACAGTACCGATGA
- the cldng gene encoding claudin-like protein ZF-A9, whose product MSAGLQMLGTTLGVLGWLGTILACALPLWRVTAFIGNNIVTAQVVWEGLWMTCVVQSTGQMQCKVYDSMLALSSDLQASRAILIIAPLVSLVAILASIAGNKCTNCLEQSSAKTRVATAAGVFFLIAGILSLVPPSWMANAVIRDFYNPLVAQSQKRELGASIFICWGAAALTMIGGGLMCSSCPSGGGRQAIHYKPTSQTSRAHAAYV is encoded by the coding sequence ATGTCTGCAGGGCTCCAGATGCTGGGTACCACCCTGGGAGTGCTGGGTTGGCTGGGAACCATCCTAGCTTGTGCTCTTCCACTATGGCGCGTGACTGCTTTCATCGGGAACAACATTGTTACAGCGCAGGTTGTCTGGGAGGGTTTGTGGATGACCTGTGTGGTTCAGAGCACCGGCCAAATGCAGTGCAAGGTTTATGACTCGATGCTGGCTCTGTCTTCAGACCTTCAGGCCTCTCGGGCCATTCTCATCATTGCGCCGCTGGTCAGTCTGGTGGCCATACTTGCTAGCATAGCTGGAAACAAGTGCACAAATTGCTTGGAGCAAAGCAGTGCCAAGACCAGGGTAGCTACAGCAGCTGGAGTTTTCTTTCTCATTGCAGGAATTCTGAGCCTTGTACCCCCCAGCTGGATGGCAAATGCAGTTATCAGAGACTTCTACAATCCTTTGGTGGCCCAGTCACAAAAGAGGGAGCTTGGGGCATCCATCTTTATCTGTTGGGGGGCTGCTGCGTTAACTATGATTGGCGGTGGGCTTATGTGCAGTTCTTGTCCGAGTGGTGGAGGAAGGCAAGCAATCCACTATAAACCGACGTCTCAAACAAGCAGAGCACATGCTGCTTATGTCTGA